The following are from one region of the Nerophis ophidion isolate RoL-2023_Sa linkage group LG20, RoL_Noph_v1.0, whole genome shotgun sequence genome:
- the mcrip2 gene encoding MAPK regulated corepressor interacting protein 2 — translation MMYTITRGPSKLVTQRRTTGPTQQVDNKSAESKPRPTTWLTPNAPTPKIVFNRLNGKRYHSASTQKVDSPAEGFTPAHEENVKFVYEAWREVQQKLGDEDVEDSTGSQGPVQYTEKVPSTVMKNFVPMDLEEWWAQRFLANIAGLS, via the exons ATGATGTACACCATCACCAGAGGGCCCAGCAAACTTGTTACACAACGGAGGACGACAG GTCCCACGCAACAAGTCGACAACAAATCAGCCGAGTCGAAGCCAAGGCCGACGACGTGGCTCACTCCGAA TGCTCCAACCCCAAAGATTGTGTTCAACCGCCTCAATGGGAAGCGTTACCACAGTGCGTCCACACAGAAGGTGGACAGCCCGGCAGAGGGATTCACACCCGCGCACGAGGAGAACGTCAAATTTGTATATGAAG CATGGCGAGAGGTGCAGCAGAAGTTGGGCGATGAAGACGTCGAGGACTCGACGGGCAGCCAAGGACCCGTTCAGTACACCGAGAAGGTTCCCAGTACGGTCATGAAGA ACTTTGTCCCCATGGACTTGGAGGAGTGGTGGGCTCAGCGCTTCCTTGCAAACATTGCAGGCCTGTCATGA